A region from the Nesterenkonia lacusekhoensis genome encodes:
- a CDS encoding alpha/beta fold hydrolase has protein sequence MGTLRYPAPESCRTALGLTVHTWPAARQAGSGASPGGDPAPVLLIHGFASNTLYNWVKTGWLDPLADRGSAADAGDLGSAQSSGRTVISVDLPGHGASQDVDPAEIRSADILDDLHEIITATAQAPVALHGYSMGSRLAWQFAHDYSQDVVSLVMGGSPVSDEVYRVDAEQARAWAAGGPEPEDEATRRYVTVAASLPDQHLRHVVELRLSLAQDRYAPQEAVPSVPTLVVAGAQDPIAAGADQLAQWVRSAGAPAQYVEIPGRNHVNVLTSRDYKQAVLDFL, from the coding sequence GTGGGCACACTGCGCTATCCGGCGCCGGAGTCCTGCCGGACCGCTCTCGGTCTGACCGTCCACACCTGGCCTGCGGCTCGGCAGGCCGGTTCCGGAGCCAGCCCTGGCGGTGATCCGGCACCGGTGCTGCTGATCCACGGCTTCGCCTCCAACACCCTGTACAACTGGGTCAAGACCGGATGGCTGGACCCGCTGGCAGACCGTGGCAGCGCCGCAGACGCCGGCGACCTCGGGTCTGCCCAGAGCTCCGGGCGAACTGTCATCTCTGTGGACCTTCCCGGCCACGGAGCCTCCCAGGACGTCGACCCGGCCGAGATCCGCAGCGCCGACATCCTCGATGACCTCCACGAGATCATCACGGCGACGGCGCAGGCTCCGGTGGCGCTGCACGGCTATTCGATGGGCTCCCGGCTGGCCTGGCAGTTCGCCCATGACTACTCCCAGGATGTCGTGTCCCTGGTCATGGGCGGATCGCCGGTCTCCGACGAGGTCTATCGTGTGGATGCCGAGCAGGCCCGCGCCTGGGCCGCCGGAGGACCCGAGCCCGAGGATGAGGCCACCCGTAGGTATGTGACCGTGGCGGCGTCCCTCCCCGATCAGCATCTGCGGCATGTGGTCGAGCTGAGGCTCAGCCTGGCCCAGGACCGCTATGCCCCGCAGGAGGCCGTCCCCTCGGTCCCCACTCTGGTGGTGGCCGGCGCGCAGGATCCCATCGCGGCGGGGGCCGATCAGCTGGCCCAGTGGGTGCGCAGCGCCGGCGCGCCGGCGCAGTATGTGGAAATCCCAGGGCGCAACCACGTCAACGTTCTGACCTCACGGGACTATAAGCAGGCCGTCCTCGACTTCCTCTGA